A region of Candidatus Neomarinimicrobiota bacterium DNA encodes the following proteins:
- a CDS encoding CpXC domain-containing protein, translating into MSSSHKEKITCPTCGHQQPFEVWDSLNASKNPELKEKLIHGDLTTMVCEACQSAVFVKFDMIYHDLNKKMMILLRYPDENGNVPEFDPESLGLVKAMGDDYILRSVYNFPDFLEKIRIIDDGFDDVTLEILKYMFRVSNHLEPDEMLLYEGTNNGQEGEKQIVLIRPMGSEYMAYHYPVNQLHVLDDTRLLINLNDFKENDVWLKVDQETIAEQLTMNTD; encoded by the coding sequence ATGAGCAGTTCACATAAGGAAAAAATCACATGTCCGACCTGCGGACACCAGCAGCCGTTTGAGGTGTGGGACAGTCTGAACGCTTCCAAAAATCCCGAACTGAAAGAAAAACTGATACATGGTGACCTGACAACCATGGTTTGTGAAGCATGTCAGTCTGCAGTCTTTGTAAAATTCGATATGATCTACCACGATCTGAATAAAAAAATGATGATTCTTCTCCGGTATCCGGACGAAAACGGGAATGTACCGGAATTTGATCCGGAATCCCTGGGACTGGTAAAAGCCATGGGGGATGATTATATCCTTCGTTCGGTGTACAATTTCCCCGATTTCCTGGAAAAAATCCGCATTATTGACGATGGTTTTGATGATGTAACTCTGGAAATCCTCAAATACATGTTCCGTGTCTCCAACCATTTGGAACCGGATGAAATGTTACTGTACGAGGGAACCAATAACGGTCAGGAAGGTGAGAAGCAGATCGTCCTGATACGTCCCATGGGTTCGGAATACATGGCATATCACTACCCGGTGAATCAATTGCATGTACTGGATGACACGCGGCTTCTTATTAACCTGAATGATTTTAAAGAGAATGATGTCTGGCTGAAGGTGGATCAGGAAACAATTGCAGAACAACT